One window of Papaver somniferum cultivar HN1 chromosome 9, ASM357369v1, whole genome shotgun sequence genomic DNA carries:
- the LOC113308454 gene encoding uncharacterized protein LOC113308454, whose translation MKMSRYTTQLVVALSLCLLLLGFSYSAEASARPITGAAAAAARLTPNNDQQCNFGSCGNNDDCRAICQPLGYLGGYCKMMASLSNGGEKIDVNRYHVAYPRCCCVMDL comes from the exons ATGAAGATGTCCAGATATACTACACAGCTGGTTGTGGCGCTCAGCTTATGCTTGCTTCTTCTGGGTTTTTCATACTCTGCCGAGGCATCTGCAAGACCTATTACTG gagcagcagcagcagcagcaagattAACACCTAATAATGATCAACAATGTAACTTTGGTAGTTGTGGTAATAATGATGACTGTCGAGCGATATGCCAACCACTTGGTTATCTTGGAGGCTACTGTAAGATGATGGCATCTTTATCAAATGGTGGGGAGAAGATAGATGTTAATCGATACCATGTTGCATATCCCAGGTGCTGTTGTGTGATGGATCTCTAG
- the LOC113311281 gene encoding B3 domain-containing protein At5g42700-like — MATIEERRIAIQRAQQFQLSLRGAFPSFVKPMVPSQVSGGFWLGLPHKFCKDHLPHHDATITLVDFQGVEYHTIYISTKEGLSGGWRAFSLGHNLIHGDACVFKLTGPTVFRVYIFKAIRDD; from the exons ATGGCAACcatagaagaaagaagaattgCTATCCAAAGAGCTCAACAATTTCAATTATCTCTTCGAGGTGCATTTCCCAGTTTTGTGAAACCGATGGTCCCAAGCCAAGTTAGTGGTGGTTTTTGGTTG GGCCTTCCACATAAGTTTTGCAAGGATCACCTACCGCATCATGATGCAACAATTACCTTGGTAGATTTTCAAGGGGTAGAGTACCATACTATTTATATCTCCACTAAAGAGGGATTGAGTGGAGGTTGGAGAGCATTTTCTTTGGGTCACAACCTCATTCATGGTGATGCTTGTGTGTTTAAACTAACCGGACCAACCGTATTTAGG GTTTACATATTCAAAGCTATAAGGGATGATTGA